A stretch of the Pirellulales bacterium genome encodes the following:
- a CDS encoding DinB family protein, with product MSYAQQILPEFDQEIANTRKVLATIPDDKFAWQAHPKFRTIGWNANHLAEIPGWVEGTLTQTSWDLAPAGGEPYQSPDLKTRNEVLALFDQNVAAARKAIAAVKDEDLGVQWSLLQAGKPIFTIPRAAVIRSFVLNHLIHHRAHLCVYLRLNNIPVPGMYGPSGDDAS from the coding sequence ATGAGTTATGCGCAGCAGATTCTGCCTGAGTTCGACCAGGAGATAGCCAACACACGTAAGGTGTTGGCGACGATTCCCGACGACAAGTTCGCCTGGCAGGCGCATCCGAAATTTCGAACCATCGGCTGGAACGCCAATCACCTGGCAGAGATTCCTGGCTGGGTCGAGGGCACGCTGACGCAAACTTCTTGGGATTTGGCGCCCGCCGGCGGCGAGCCGTATCAGTCGCCCGATCTCAAAACGCGCAATGAGGTGCTGGCGCTTTTCGATCAGAATGTCGCCGCCGCGCGCAAGGCGATTGCCGCCGTCAAAGACGAAGACCTGGGGGTGCAGTGGTCGTTGTTGCAAGCGGGCAAACCGATTTTCACCATTCCGCGCGCGGCGGTTATTCGTAGCTTTGTGCTGAACCACCTTATCCACCACCGCGCGCACTTGTGCGTGTACCTGCGGTTGAACAACATCCCAGTGCCGGGCATGTACGGTCCCTCGGGTGACGACGCGAGCTAG
- a CDS encoding sensor histidine kinase: MSNCTREANSVGSHQPPASHDAPPPPASAQSAPSLAEQVALLKEQLANAQRMSAIGELTSTTAHEFNNVLMTIINYAKLGLRNRDDASRDKALEKILAAGTRAAKITGSILGMARNRAGSLEPTDLAALVDDTLLLLERELNKYRVAVEKQFQAVPAVLASGNQIQQIVVNLLINARQAMPQGGRLIIKLHPDPDGQMVNLVVRDTGTGIAPEHLRRIFDPLFTTKRGPDDSGKGGTGLGLAHCREIIEAHRGRIRVESTVGKGTAFTIKLPIAPPAAPSAPSVAS, from the coding sequence ATGTCAAACTGCACACGCGAGGCGAATTCTGTGGGCAGCCATCAGCCGCCGGCGAGTCATGACGCTCCGCCGCCGCCCGCCAGCGCGCAGTCGGCGCCGTCGCTGGCCGAACAGGTGGCGCTGCTCAAGGAACAGCTCGCTAACGCACAGCGCATGTCGGCGATTGGCGAGTTGACGAGCACCACGGCGCACGAATTCAACAATGTGTTGATGACTATCATCAACTACGCCAAGCTTGGCCTGCGCAATCGCGACGATGCCAGCCGCGACAAGGCGCTCGAAAAGATTCTTGCGGCCGGAACTCGTGCCGCCAAGATCACGGGCAGCATCCTTGGCATGGCGCGCAACCGGGCCGGCTCGCTGGAACCGACCGATCTGGCCGCACTCGTCGACGATACGCTGCTCCTGCTCGAACGCGAGTTGAACAAGTATCGAGTTGCCGTGGAGAAACAGTTTCAGGCCGTGCCAGCGGTCCTGGCAAGCGGCAACCAAATTCAACAGATCGTCGTCAACCTGCTCATCAATGCGCGGCAGGCAATGCCGCAAGGGGGGCGGCTCATCATCAAACTGCATCCCGACCCCGACGGTCAGATGGTTAATCTGGTGGTTCGCGACACGGGAACCGGCATCGCTCCCGAACACCTGCGCCGCATCTTCGATCCCTTGTTCACCACCAAGCGCGGACCAGACGATTCGGGCAAGGGAGGGACTGGACTGGGACTGGCGCATTGCCGCGAGATCATCGAAGCTCATCGCGGTCGCATTCGCGTAGAGAGCACCGTTGGCAAAGGGACCGCCTTTACCATCAAGCTCCCCATCGCTCCGCCAGCGGCGCCAAGCGCGCCCTCTGTCGCGTCGTAG
- a CDS encoding cation:proton antiporter, whose translation MHDFPLISTIAMAFTAAWLLGLLTQRLGLSPIVGYLVAGAIIGPYTPGYVGDVNIAHQLAEIGVILLMFGVGLHFHLKDLLAVKSVAIPGAIGQSLVATLLGLVVCVAFGFSYTTGAVVGMAMAVASTVVLMRVLMDADMLSSPQGHLAMGWLLVEDILTVLVLVLIPVLGGEDATAATSGASPNLAVAIVWAFAKLAVLVAIIMIVGSRVIPWVLVQVARLRSRELFTLTVLVFSIAIAVASYALFGASMALGAFLAGMMVGQSPVSHQAAADALPMRDAFAVLFFVSVGMLFDPIFVLQEPLLILAALAIILIVKPLAALTIVVLLGQSARTALTVALALTQIGEFSFILSDAARAHRLMPDSGHNMLVAAAIITITLNPLIFRTLLPLEAWLRKRPRLWSLLNGRAEKRALEVNQHTEHQLAAAPQQAQRLAIVVGYGPVGRSVRRLLSEAGLTVVVIDLNMDTVSELTAQGDLAVFGDASNESILEQAGMRRASHLVLTLPQSSARVAVVTAARNLNSDARILVRAHYLREREDLEKVGATAAVFEEAEVAVALARLVLADTGTHRHAMESKIRDLRLQLIRENMTNIQSRRVRGIMVPWTRVRKLPTSASQQEVLREIAEQRFSRWPVTDGATGRVVGYLLAKDLIADVSANGDWTRLVRPLRSARPDDDIESTLLQMQSQGATVCIVEDAGAPIGMLTLEDILEQVVGRIEDEYPHEATMSLADAVRAGGVVLKLRGTQREEIIAELAAAISASRLPLGARVAELALAREQELSTDLGVGVAIPHARCPNLAEPLVVLGRSAEGIEFSSQSQKPVRLVLLLVTPLEHPDVQLTLLAQLARLAADESARHGIAAAASAEEIIDIIAEDRQPIASSEIGAETNAE comes from the coding sequence ATGCACGATTTTCCGCTGATTTCCACCATCGCCATGGCGTTCACCGCGGCATGGCTTTTGGGTTTGCTGACGCAGCGACTGGGACTATCGCCTATCGTCGGCTACCTCGTGGCGGGCGCCATCATCGGCCCGTACACGCCAGGCTACGTCGGCGATGTGAACATTGCGCATCAGCTAGCCGAAATTGGCGTCATTCTTTTGATGTTCGGCGTCGGCCTGCATTTCCACTTGAAGGACCTATTGGCCGTCAAATCCGTCGCCATTCCTGGCGCCATCGGCCAAAGCCTGGTCGCAACTCTATTGGGCCTGGTTGTGTGCGTCGCGTTCGGATTTTCGTACACCACGGGCGCGGTGGTGGGCATGGCCATGGCCGTGGCCAGCACCGTGGTGCTGATGCGGGTGCTGATGGACGCCGACATGCTCAGCTCACCACAAGGTCATCTTGCGATGGGCTGGCTGCTGGTCGAAGACATTCTTACAGTCCTGGTGCTGGTGTTGATTCCCGTACTTGGGGGTGAAGACGCCACCGCCGCGACATCCGGCGCGAGCCCAAATCTGGCAGTGGCCATCGTTTGGGCGTTCGCCAAGCTAGCGGTGCTCGTGGCCATCATCATGATCGTTGGCTCACGCGTCATCCCGTGGGTACTCGTTCAAGTGGCGCGTTTGCGATCTCGCGAGCTATTCACCTTGACTGTGCTGGTGTTCTCCATCGCCATTGCAGTCGCGTCGTACGCGCTGTTTGGCGCCTCGATGGCGCTGGGCGCCTTTCTGGCCGGCATGATGGTCGGTCAGTCACCAGTCAGTCATCAGGCCGCCGCCGACGCGCTGCCTATGCGTGACGCGTTCGCCGTGCTGTTCTTCGTCTCCGTGGGCATGCTATTCGACCCAATCTTTGTCTTACAGGAGCCGCTGTTGATCCTCGCCGCCTTGGCGATCATCTTGATCGTCAAGCCACTGGCGGCGCTCACAATTGTGGTGTTGCTTGGACAATCGGCCCGTACGGCATTAACGGTAGCGCTGGCGCTAACGCAAATTGGCGAGTTTTCGTTCATTCTTTCCGACGCCGCTCGCGCCCATCGCTTGATGCCCGACTCGGGTCATAACATGCTGGTCGCGGCCGCGATCATCACCATTACGCTCAACCCGCTGATCTTCCGCACATTGCTGCCGCTGGAAGCGTGGCTTCGCAAGCGGCCCAGGCTCTGGTCTCTGCTCAACGGTCGCGCCGAAAAGCGCGCGCTCGAGGTGAATCAACACACCGAGCATCAATTGGCCGCAGCGCCTCAGCAGGCGCAGCGATTGGCCATTGTCGTTGGTTACGGACCAGTGGGCCGCTCGGTCCGGCGACTACTGAGCGAAGCCGGCCTGACGGTCGTGGTGATCGACCTGAACATGGACACGGTGTCGGAACTGACCGCGCAGGGAGACTTGGCCGTCTTTGGAGACGCCTCGAACGAATCGATCCTGGAACAAGCGGGCATGCGCCGCGCATCGCATTTGGTGCTTACTTTGCCGCAATCCTCTGCCCGCGTGGCAGTTGTCACCGCGGCGCGCAACTTGAACTCGGACGCGCGCATCCTGGTCCGCGCTCACTATCTGCGGGAGCGAGAAGACTTGGAAAAGGTGGGGGCCACCGCGGCGGTGTTCGAAGAGGCCGAAGTGGCCGTGGCGTTGGCCCGCCTGGTGCTTGCCGACACCGGCACGCACCGCCACGCGATGGAAAGCAAGATCCGCGACCTGCGTTTGCAACTCATTCGCGAGAATATGACGAACATTCAATCGCGACGAGTGCGCGGGATCATGGTGCCGTGGACTCGCGTCCGCAAGCTGCCAACCTCGGCCAGCCAGCAAGAGGTGCTGCGCGAAATTGCCGAGCAGCGCTTCTCGCGCTGGCCCGTGACCGATGGCGCAACGGGGCGCGTGGTGGGATATCTGTTGGCCAAGGATCTGATTGCCGACGTATCGGCCAATGGAGACTGGACCCGCTTGGTCCGCCCCTTGCGATCGGCCCGCCCGGACGACGACATTGAATCGACCTTGTTGCAAATGCAAAGCCAGGGGGCGACGGTTTGCATTGTGGAGGACGCCGGGGCGCCAATCGGTATGCTCACGCTGGAAGACATCCTGGAGCAGGTCGTCGGCCGAATCGAAGACGAGTATCCGCATGAAGCCACCATGTCGCTGGCCGATGCCGTGCGCGCCGGCGGCGTTGTGCTGAAGTTGCGCGGAACCCAGCGCGAGGAGATCATTGCCGAATTGGCGGCCGCCATTTCGGCATCACGCTTGCCGCTCGGCGCGCGCGTCGCCGAACTAGCGCTGGCGCGCGAGCAGGAACTGTCGACCGACCTGGGAGTTGGCGTGGCGATACCTCACGCCCGCTGTCCCAACCTGGCCGAACCACTGGTGGTGTTGGGGCGTTCTGCGGAGGGCATCGAGTTTTCGTCGCAATCGCAAAAGCCGGTGCGACTCGTGCTGTTGCTGGTCACGCCACTCGAGCATCCCGATGTGCAACTGACGTTGCTTGCGCAACTGGCACGTCTGGCCGCCGACGAATCGGCGCGGCACGGCATCGCCGCCGCTGCCAGCGCTGAGGAGATCATCGACATTATCGCGGAGGATCGGCAGCCGATCGCCAGTTCGGAAATTGGTGCGGAGACCAATGCCGAGTAA